From the Musa acuminata AAA Group cultivar baxijiao chromosome BXJ1-2, Cavendish_Baxijiao_AAA, whole genome shotgun sequence genome, one window contains:
- the LOC135613519 gene encoding transcription factor TEOSINTE BRANCHED 1-like, translating into MPQIVASNQMLLLHLAKLPWVERLHSCESAHLSQMRSRKMLPIRDPEYIFDQSSNEQLEFNPHLLLPNSSCFPSSTPTIFCPDGFRDLFLASANIGIANAAPTSTRPSLPLGDSATSVERQEGDDSRSRKRALRKCRHSKIVTANGPRDRRMRLSIDVARSFFRLQDTLGFDKASKTVQWLLTVSKAAIEELGTLSSTEHSGCSNRSPKSESSALVCQDSSAISSSKNKSSTVTVAAREVKKSKARKGGVKPSRKVEYHSALARESRAKARARARERTREKQRMTSLDIIKEETSLNNMNSLMEFANIEEDESCAPNWCLNVASDTAAAYEVPVIGGPVLIPVFENSQDTTAINDAGGIFEEEWDVDALSLYLTSLESVITQTP; encoded by the exons ATGCCCCAAATTGTAGCCAGTAATCAGATGTTGCTTCTCCACCTAGCAAAATTGCCGTGGGTGGAAAGGCTCCACTCTTGCGAAAGTGCACACCTGTCTCAGATGAGATCGAG AAAAATGCTTCCGATCCGTGACCCCGAGTACATCTTCGACCAGTCTTCGAACGAGCAACTTGAGTTCAaccctcatcttcttcttcccaacAGCTCCTGCTTCCCCTCCTCCACACCGACAATCTTTTGTCCCGATGGCTTTCGTGATCTCTTCTTAGCCTCCGCCAATATCGGCATCGCGAATGCGGCTCCAACATCTACTCGGCCAAGCCTTCCTCTTGGTGATTCAGCCACATCGGTGGAGAGGCAGGAAGGCGACGACAGTCGTAGCCGCAAAAGGGCTCTGAGGAAATGCAGGCACAGCAAGATAGTTACCGCAAATGGGCCGAGGGATCGAAGGATGAGGCTCTCCATCGATGTGGCACGGAGCTTTTTCCGACTGCAGGACACGCTCGGCTTCGACAAGGCCAGCAAGACAGTGCAATGGCTGCTCACCGTGTCCAAAGCTGCCATCGAAGAGCTCGGCACCCTTTCCTCAACCGAACATAGCGGTTGCAGCAACCGAAGCCCGAAAAGTGAATCATCCGCTTTGGTATGCCAGGATTCGTCCGCTATTTCTAGCTCCAAGAACAAGTCCTCCACCGTGACCGTTGCAGCCAGGGAAGTAAAGAAGAGCAAAGCCAGAAAAGGAGGTGTTAAGCCATCGAGGAAGGTGGAGTACCACTCAGCGCTTGCGAGGGAGTCGAGGGCCAAGGCAAGGGCGAGAGCAAGAGAGAGGACGAGGGAGAAGCAAAGGATGACTTCCTTGGATATCATCAAGGAAGAAACAAGCTTGAACAATATGAACTCATTGATGGAGTTTGCTAATATAGAGGAAGACGAATCTTGCGCACCGAACTGGTGCTTGAACGTAGCCAGCGACACAGCCGCAGCCTATGAAGTCCCAGTGATAGGTGGACCAGTGCTGATTCCGGTCTTTGAGAATAGCCAGGATACCACGGCAATTAATGACGCAGGTGGCATCTTCGAAGAAGAGTGGGACGTGGACGCACTTTCCTTGTACTTGACATCGCTGGAATCTGTAATAACGCAAACCCCTTAA